One Mya arenaria isolate MELC-2E11 chromosome 5, ASM2691426v1 genomic window carries:
- the LOC128235384 gene encoding uncharacterized protein LOC128235384, translating into MSTSNLTWSIQEKERMCKLLELYPYNAVPILAKKIGTKSEEEVEEYIQKMINSIIRNEESYKTKKVALHRAPLEEWADISSDLVSFEHTDFSQNLAKVFNVIALYEDQKDEKVNYRAIYRFLSQCMQMGRQDDLESLGPIECSILVDLMHSLMDVLSQHDVYVQANILKWKHMLLEYRDSYCNPDPRLLRMASENDFDDFIDGLFDEHGQFRMQPGYIPELGNVALRQAFKSMKEGEIFKKAPSKDASGKPKTTETSTGGRNAQEKGDIFKKAPSKDASDKTKTTETSTTGTYAQEKGEIFKKAPSKDASDKTKTTETSTTGTYAQEKGEIFKKAPSKDASDKTKTTETSTTGTYAQEKGEMNETEAEEVSKRAGGWKRRHPLSKKDEENATVVRVGLANQDVTSSSKNLTYTMEREQIKSRSCIQPRDAKQTTESVRSGQKSSQSHAQASRTISSTIDCSASNQAPPVEINDEEIIKEKHQQLNQLFAKFTPKTANMAPSMVSLCPASEVKKHKAGAKKRFPKPEELETPKTEIILVMPPKGVPIKNYTVQSKTRKKFETVIDEEDLTILEEKEEREYYYEVKTCELDQFYNKKRKVEQSPAEIVPAVKAKIDNFNQQADSKIAAKKRLDLARKRKLEAVKRAVKDRQAPVKKSKTYSLNPFCLPLMLVDLDQ; encoded by the exons ATGTCGACCAGCAATTTAACATGGAGTATTCAGGAAAAGGAGCGAATGTGTAAACTGTTAGAACT CTACCCGTACAATGCCGTTCCTATTCTCGCCAAAAAAATTGGAACAAAGTCAGAGGAAGAg GTGGAGGAGTATATTCAGAAGATGATCAACAGCATTATTAGAAATGAGGAATCATACAAGACTAAAAAAG TTGCTCTACACCGTGCACCACTTGAGGAGTGGGCGGACATATCGTCAGATCTGGTCAGCTTTGAACATACAGACTTCTCACAGAACCTGGCTAAG GTGTTTAATGTGATTGCTCTGTATGAAGACCAGAAAGATGAGAAGGTCAACTACCGGGCCATCTACCGATTCCTGTCCCAGTGTATGCAGATGGGGCGCCAAGATGATTTGGAATCCCTCGGCCCCATTG AGTGCTCTATTCTGGTGGATCTGATGCACAGTTTGATGGATGTTCTGAGCCAGCACGATGTCTACGTCCAGGCAAACATACTCAAGTGGAAACACATGCTTCTCGAGTATCGAGACAGTTATTGTAACCCGGACCCTCGCCTGCTCAGAATGGCCTCAGAAAACG aTTTTGACGATTTCATTGATGGGCTGTTTGATGAACATGGACAGTTTCGTA TGCAACCAGGATACATACCAGAACTCGGGAATGTTGCGCTTCGGCAAGCATTCAAATCCATGAAAGaaggtgaaatatttaaaaaagcacCTTCCAAAGATGCTAGTGGCAAGCCCAAGACAACCGAAACATCCACTGGTGGGAGAAATGCACAGGAGAAAggtgatatatttaagaaaGCACCTTCCAAAGATGCTAGTGACAAGACCAAGACAACTGAAACATCAACTACTGGGACATATGCACAGGAGaaaggtgaaatatttaagaaagcACCTTCCAAAGATGCTAGTGACAAGACCAAGACAACTGAAACATCAACTACGGGGACATATGCACAGGAGaaaggtgaaatatttaagaaagcACCTTCCAAAGATGCTAGTGACAAGACCAAGACAACTGAAACATCAACTACTGGGACATATGCACAGGAAAAAGGTGAAATGAATGAAACTGAAGCTGAGGAGGTCTCAAAAAGAGCTGGTGGCTGGAAAAGGAGGCATCCGTTGTCAAAAAAAGATGAAGAAAATGCTACAGTTGTTAGGGTTGGTTTGGCTAATCAGGATGTGACTAGCTCTTCCAAGAACCTGACCTACACCATGGAAAGGGAACAGATCAAGTCAAGATCATGTATACAGCCAAGAGATGCAAAACAAACCACAGAAAGTGTTAGGTCCGGTCAGAAATCATCGCAGTCACATGCCCAGGCATCTCGTACAATCTCTTCTACAATAGATTGCTCTGCTTCTAATCAAGCTCCACCAGTAGAGATAAATGATGAAGaaattatcaaagaaaaacatcaGCAACTTAATCAGCTATTCGCTAAATTCACCCCAAAAACGGCTAATATGGCACCAAGCATGGTGTCACTTTGTCCTGCTTCTGAAGTTAAAAAACATAAAGCTGGAGCCAAGAAAAGGTTCCCAAAACCTGAAGAATTGGAGACTCCAAAAACTGAGATTATTCTTGTAATGCCACCAAAAGGAGTACCGATTAAGAATTACACAGTACAGTCAAAGACTCGAAAGAAATTTGAAACAGTAATTGATGAGGAAGATTTGACCATATTAGAAGAAAAGGAGGAAAGAGAATATTATTATGAGGTAAAAACCTGTGAACTGGACCAATTCTATAATAAGAAAAGGAAAGTGGAACAGTCCCCTGCCGAAATTGTACCAGCTGTAAAAGCAAAAATAGACAACTTTAACCAGCAAGCTGATAGTAAAATAGCAGCAAAGAAAAGGCTTGATTTGGCTAGAAAACGTAAACTGGAAGCAGTAAAACGGGCAGTAAAGGATCGGCAAGCTCCTGTGAAGAAGTCTAAGACATATTCCCTTAACCCATTCTGCCTGCCTCTCATGTTGGTTGATTTGGATCAATGA